In Candidatus Hydrothermales bacterium, the sequence TAGAATATTTAGAAAAAATAGATCTTAAACTAACAGAAGGAATTTTTAAGCTTTATCTTGCAACCCCTGCTATTTTTGAGAAAGGATGGATACCTAAATGGATTAATGAAGAAACGATGGAAGGTGAATTTGAGGGAATTAAGATAAAGCTTATTTCCTGCTCTCTTGGAAAACTTATAAGAATTGGTGGATGGGATATGGCCAAAAGAGCGCCAAAAGCCATGAAAAAAGCCGTTCCTCCAGGAAGCGTTTATTATTTTAAAGTATTAAGCGATATAAGCACGGAAGACATTAAAGAGATATTTCATTTAAAAAATATATCTGATATTAATCCAGAAGAGGGTTTTGGACTAAGCCTAATGGGAGTCATAAAATGAAAAAAATAATAAACATGGTTGGCACATCAATTTTCGAAAATTACATAAAAGAAAATCATGATACAGACTTTTTAAGATATTATGAGAGTTTGAAAGATAAAAGAGTAAAAGACTGGGAAGAAGAGAAAGAGAGAATAAAAAGATTAAAGAATAAAATAAGCACCTGGATAGAACATAAATTTAAAAAAGCTCCAGAGACTGTCTCTGCTGAAATTAAAAGTCTTATAAAGCTTAGTAAAGAGCTTCATGATGATCTTGAGATATTTCTTCTTTCATCAGATACTGTTTTGAGTAAACTTGCTGGAGAGATACTTAAGGATAATTTGTCTAAACTTGAAAATTTTGAAAATAAAAAAGTTGAATTAAAGGAAATTAAAGGGCTACAAGTTTGGGACAGACAAGAGTTTAACTTAGGATTATCAAATCTAATAACAGAGATATACAGGATTGCAAACGAATATTGGGAAAACATAATAATTAACATAACTGGTGGATATAAGGCTACTCTTCCCTATCTTACTATCTTGGCGCAGATTAATAGGTGCCCAATTTATTACATTTTTGAAGATACTGATGCTCTAAT encodes:
- the cmr3 gene encoding type III-B CRISPR module-associated protein Cmr3, which gives rise to NLLIFSGKGKVESFSGFIDDITLKNYLEGKESKILLSENKLYKSEPKIGIARERKTLTSREGYLYRATMIRLDRSISIFIKVLEADLPKSGIFQLGGESKTVYFEKLENNPLEYLEKIDLKLTEGIFKLYLATPAIFEKGWIPKWINEETMEGEFEGIKIKLISCSLGKLIRIGGWDMAKRAPKAMKKAVPPGSVYYFKVLSDISTEDIKEIFHLKNISDINPEEGFGLSLMGVIK
- a CDS encoding putative CRISPR-associated protein → MKKIINMVGTSIFENYIKENHDTDFLRYYESLKDKRVKDWEEEKERIKRLKNKISTWIEHKFKKAPETVSAEIKSLIKLSKELHDDLEIFLLSSDTVLSKLAGEILKDNLSKLENFENKKVELKEIKGLQVWDRQEFNLGLSNLITEIYRIANEYWENIIINITGGYKATLPYLTILAQINRCPIYYIFEDTDALIKIPYIPISINWSIFEENEEFFFKLEKEGIREIEDEKKIDHDINSLLEFADNLYSLNPLGIALWEKYKGEYEFIYVSHEIE